In Candidatus Jettenia caeni, the DNA window AGCATTTCATACATGTTAATACCATATTTCTCTTCTTTTCTATCACCGGGTCTGGATAAAGAAAGAAGATTATTAACAAGATGGGCTATGCGGTTGCCTTCTTTGGTAATTCGATTGGCAATATCGTTTTCTTTACTCCCTTTAACACTTTTATTAACCAATAGTTGAGAACAATTTACAATACCAGTAACAGAATTGTTAATCTCGTGGGCCATACTTGTAGCCAGTTCTCCTAAAGACACCATACTTTCCATACGCAAATATTCTGTCTGCAGAACTTCTTTTTCGGTAACTTTTCGGAAATTACTGAGTATACTGACGATATTACTTTTTACATTTACTATTCGATTTTTAGCCATAAGAAACTCCTTTTGCCTAAAAACAAAACACCAATATTTTTTTCTCCTTCAAATTTTCTTTTGGACTACGCTAATGAATATTCCGCTAGCTCCATCATTTCCAGGATATCGTTGATATCGTACTGTACAGATTCACGTGATTGATACTTTTCGAACAATACCCCTTCTTCCTCTTCTCTTAGTTTGTTTAGCTGAAACATAGCAAACAATGACGCAAGAAAAACAAATCCAAGTAATCCAAGGATAATACTCATCATGAAAAACATAATTCTTACCACCTTTCTTTTTAAAAAAACAGTGCCGTTGTTACTCATTACGCTATTTACCACCCTTATACACAGATATTATAAACTTTAAATATTAAGGGAATGTTAAGAACTTGTTAATTTTGTGTTAAATTTAATATGGGTGTTTTAGACTGGGTGAATATTTAACCGTAAAAATCCTCATGATACACAAGGTAAGAACAAGAAAGGTTATCATACCCATCTTATAGAGATCAAATTCTCTGAACCAGCATGCCATGACTTCTGTAAGCATTACGACAATTACGGTGTCGATAATATACGTTACCTTTACCCGCCCCTCGGAAAAATAGGCAAGGGTTGTTTTAAATATCTCAAGAACGGCAAGTATGGTAAGTACATCGATAATGATAATCCGCAAAGCATGCTCTATATCCATGGTAAACAACAGTCGTAAATGAAAGATGGTTATAATAACACCACCCAACATACACGAAAGGATAGCAAGGATTAACAGACTGAGCACCCACCTCGCCAGCTTCTCATAAAGCATCGATGGGCTAAATTCCATCCATCTATTTTTAAGGAAGCCGTTCAAAACTTCTAATTTCATATGACAATACCCCCCAAAATAGTAATTACCCAATCTTAAGTAAAATTTTATAACCTACATTATTATCTATAATCATCAGCACCCTCTGTTTCCCATCCATCAAGGCTTGGTTACCCTTACCAGAAACCTATATGGAGTTAACCATGCAAATCAGAAAAGAATTATAGACCTTATATATTAAGTAAATATTAAGAAACTGTTAATTTTGTGTTAAATGTAAAAATAATTACACATATTTTCTATTTGGAGAATATTTAACGGTAAAGATTCTCGTTATGCATAACAGCACAAGAAGATCATCATACCCATTTAAAGAGGCCAAACTCTTAGCACCAACATGCCATGATTAAAGAAAATTCTCCATAATACTATTTCGGATTTTAGATGTATTGTAATTACTCAAAATAAAGTGCAAGCAGACCTGGAAGTTGTCCGAAAAGGTTCCTTTTAAATTCCTTGGGGACAAGCTGAATACCAAAGTAAAGGAGAAGGAATCCCCCTTTGATCCCTCTTTCGAAAAGGGGGATTGGGGAGGCATTATCAAAGGGAAACTACCGGGATTGTTTATCCCCATTCCTCTTTCCTGAACGAAAGAAATAACCACATTTCCCCCGTTTTTAAAGGGGGGATTCTGTTGCTTCAGGCTCTTCTTCCCTGTCCAATGCACGATACTGCCTTTTTGGACAGGCCTTATCCCTAACATCCTTACGGGCCAGAGGAAGGTCTATGAGGGCTGTAAGAAAAGAGGGATTCTCAGAATACTTATTCCTCCGAGGAAGGATGCAAAGATATGGCAGCATGGCAACTGCAGTACAGAGCCACATGTCCGAGATGAGACGATAAGGCATATCAGAAGAACTTCCCTAAGACAGTGGAAAGAGCGTGTTGGTTACCACGTCCGCTCTCTGGTTGAGAATGCGATATTTCGATTCAAAACCATCTTTGGCGATAGGCTTTATGCCAGAAATCTTGCTCAACAAAGAACAGAAGTAGGTATCAAGGCATCTGTTTTAAACCGTATGATGAAATTAGGAATGCCGGAAAGTTATGCGATCACATAAATTGCATACGACAGGGAAAAACTCCTTTTTTAGTGGATTTGTGCAACAAAGCCGTTTAAAACTGATGATACATCATCGTATATATTATCTGATGAAATCAGTTTGGACGATATATTCTAAAAGGAGGTCGTATGGAAATATTGACAATAAGCGTCTTTAATACAGTTGGAACCCCTTTCTGTGTTGAAGCTGATGACGGACAGAAAGTTTACGAGCTTATTAAAAAAGCATTGCAGGAAAACAAAAAGGTAAAAGTGTCATTTCAGAATGTAGAAATGCTTACCTCCGCATTTCTTAATGCGGCAATAGGACAACTTTATAAGGATTTTTCTGAGGAAGAAATAAAGAACAACCTTTCCGTCGATAATATTGCAAAAGAAGATGCCTCACTCTTAAAGCGGGTAGTCATCACAGCAAAGCTTTATTATAAAGACCCCCAAAAAATGGAAAAATCAATAAACGAGATACTGGGAGAATAGTTCATGAAAAAAAGATATTCTTCCAAAGATATTTCTTCAATTAATAACCGGCAGATATTTTTTGATGCTAATGTAATCTTGTATATTTTCTGGCCAACTGGCAAGTATACCTGAGAGCAACACTATTCATCTGTTTTTGGTAAACTGATGAGGCAAAATAACACATTAGCAACAGATTTTATTGTCATATCAGAAACGCTTAACAGGGTAATCAGAATAGAATATCAAAAATATTTATATGAACGTAACCTGAAAGATGATGATTATAAATTTAAGGAATATCGGGATAGTAGTGATGGTAAGGAGGTGTTAAACGATATACACACTATTGTCAAATCCAAGATATTAACAAAATTCTCTATTATAGGAAAAACTTTTCAAAAATCAGATATCGAAACATTTTTGTCAGTTGATTCCCTGGATTTTTCAGATAAAGCTATTCTTTCTCTATGTAAGGAAAGTAATTGTATTTTGCTGACAAATGATAAAGATTTTGCAGAATCTGATATTGAGATTCTTACTTCTCACCCGGTGTTGTTGAAAAACAATGAGTAACGCACTTTACGAATCAGATATTGAACAACTTGCCTTAGAGATTCTCAAAGATGAGCATGATTATAAGATCCTCTACGGACCTGATATTTCCGAAGGTAAGTATAAAGAACGCGAATATACGGAAGTTATCCTGCAAGGGCGTTTAAAGAAAGCTGTTGATACGATTAATGATTCAATTCCGGATGATGCCCGAGAAGAAGCGATTAAAAAGGTTTTGCGTACCTTCTCTGTCAGCATGATGGAAAACAATGAGTCTTTTCACCGCATACTTACCGAGGGCATAGATATTAAGTTCAATGTGGGTGAAGGTAAGTCAAGAACAGAAAAGGTATGGCTGATTGATTTCACGAATTATGATAATAATGAATTCTTGGCAGTCAATCAGTTTACCATAGTTGAAAATCATAACCATAAACGGCCCGACATTGTGTTATTTATTAACGGTATTCCTCTGATTGTGATTGAACTGAAAAATCCCATTGATGAAAACGCTGACGTTAAAGCCGCGTTTAACCAACTTCAGACCTATAAGCAATGAATTCCTTCACTCTTTTCTTACAATGCCTTTTTATTGCCAGCGATGGATGGTTTTGCCAAGGTTGGTACGATTACCAGCGATTATGCACACTTTATGGAGTGGAAAACTGCTGACGGAGAAACTATTGTTGACGCCAGGGTTGAACCCGAACTTGAACCGATGATTAAGAGGCTGTTAAACAAAAAGACCCTGCTCGATGTCATCCGCCATTTCATTGTTTTTGAGGAAGCAAGAGAAAAGACGCTAAAAGCTTGATGAGAAAGCCGAAGATATTACCGAAGGCGATGAGCTTTCAGAGCGACAGCTTCGATTTGCCAAATGGACAAGCAAAGAAGCTGTGGTAGGAAGCGAACAGCGGCTTCAACAGGTTTCGGCTGACATGGTTAACCATTTTGAACAGCGTTTGTTGGCGGCAGAGGGCAAGGCCATGTTTGTTTGCATGAGCCGCAGGATTTGTGTCGCCCTTCATGATGAAATTATTAAGTTGCGCCCGCACTGGTATAACGCTGAGGATGACAAAGGCGCAATCAAGGTTATTATGATTGGTTCTGCCAGCGATCCCCTGGATTGGCAGGGACACACATCCGTAATAAGCAGAGAAGGATTAAAATCGGCAACCGGTTGAAAGACCCTCAGGACCCACTAAAGCTTGTGATTGTCCGCGATATGTGGCTTACCGGCTTTGATGCGCCATGTTTGCATACTCTTTACATTGACAAGCCGATGAATGGACATAACCTCATGCAGGCAATTGCTCGTGTAAACCGTGTTTTTGGTGATAAAGAAGGTGGACTTGTAGTTGATTATATTGGCATTGCTCAGGATTTAAAAAAGGCACTGGCGGTTTACACGGAAAGTAAGGGTAGAGGCAACTTGACGTTTGATCAGGAAGAAGCGATTGCCAGGATGCTGGAGTTATACGAGATTGTTAATGATAAACAATCTAATTTCTCCTTGATAATGCAAAAAATCACAGATTTTTTTACTATAGAAAATCTTTTCCGCCTGACAAAGACAAAAGCCCTCCAATGGGTAATCCTATTGATACAATACTCTACCTTGATCTTCATTCAGGTATTGTTGAATCACCTGACAGATTAATTTGCGACTGGAACGGTAAACATAAAGCCGTTACCTTCTTCAGGTGTGACCGCAACCACGATACCCGGTACGAATTTGATTCTCCCTTCAGTCCGTAACGGTGTATAGGCAAGTTTCATGTTGACCGAAAGCACTGGTCGTCCTTGCATTGCATCCTGGATCTGGGTAACGATATCGTTGATTACCTGGTCTTGCGGCCGCAGCTTTTGCACATCTGCCAGAAAGAAATCGGGCCACTTCACAAGCAGGCGGGAAATCTCACCTGTATTCGAGATCGCCCCCTTAATCTCGGAGGCAAATACCGGAAGGTTATTAACATTGCGCTCTATATATACAAGCTGTTCCCTGGCGAACGCTTCATCCCTGGTTTTCTCCTGAACCGACCCACCCTGACTCAATACCGTCGATACACCCGGCCCTTTTAGTTCATCCTCAGGTACGCCGATGGTTTTGACTGCCTCAACGATCATCTTTTCAGCCTGATCCTTGGCCACTGCCTTTGTGGGAGAAACGCCGTGTTTGTAGCCACGGTTTGCATTGATATAACGGACATAGCCCCTGTCCTTTTCAATTTGTAACTTTCGCTCTTTGTCCTGAAAACTTTCTTTTTCTGCCTTTTCCGGAACTTTATCCCGAACTGCCTCAGTCAGCAATTGTATTGAGGCGCGCTCAGTCCACAGCTTCTGTTTCGGTGCGTTTAAAACACTTTCGTCCCATACAGGCAAGGATTCTCTGATCAGGGCAGAATAATCTAAATCTGTCTTCCGTTGTTCTTCCTGTGCCACCACAGTCGCGGTCATTGCAATCACTAATAAACAGGCGGAAATGATACCGATGTGGCATATTTTCATTTTTGATTCCTCCTTAATCGATGCCCGTGCCGATTGTATCTTCGTTTGCGGGATCGCAGTTTTCGAGATATACAGTTCCCCAATACCCCACGCTCGTGGGATTGGAAAGCACGTTATTGTACCGTTCGGTGCCGATTCTATTCCAGGTATCATCGCTATTGGCTCCCACTGCGTATGCCACCGGGCACTGATCATCCGTACCGCTGATATCCGGACGGTACATATTGTCAAGCCAGGCATCTGCAATCGTAGCGGTAAAAGCATCGGATGCGAAGTCCTCGTAATCGCTGATCAGATCAGATCCAATCCACATGAAACCATGAAAGCCGTTCACTTGATGCAGACCACTGAAGGATTCCCACCACCGGTCAGCCCACTGGTTATCGTCCATACTGTTGCAAGAAGATATATGGAGAAACTTCAGATTGGTATTGCCGAAACGCATATCTCCCTGCCAGGTCTGGCAATCTCCGGCGCCCGCCTCATCCACCCTGACACTCCCTTGCCATCGGTCATTGCTCTCACTGCCATGCATAAAAATGAGGGCAGCATCTGCAATATCGATATTGTTGTGGTCGTTTCCCCAATTCACGGCATTGGTATCGGTGAATAGGCTATCTACGATATTGCCGTCGATGGTCTGGCCATCCTGCGCGTAAGCCCCTGAGTGCGCTGTATTGGTAACTTCGTTGTACCAGGCAAGCCCCATGTCGTCCCACAGGGAAAGATTAGCGCCCGCGCAGCCTGCGTTCCACGTCGTTACTCCGTATAGTCTTGCTTTTCTCTTACATCCAAATGCAACGGTACACAAGGAGATTACAATAATTATGAGTAAGATAATTTTTCGCTCTCTCATATGTCCTCCAATCAAATCGACTCTGTAAGTCAGAATCAGTTAAAGGTAAAAGAGATGATAGGAAATTGCTTTTCCCTGTAAAAATGACAATATAATAAAATTATGGAAATTACAAGGCTTTTTAATTTTTTCAGTAAAATCAAAAAATAAGTTCTTCTTTGATTTTGAAAATAAACTTTTTGTATAATGCTGCAAAGTAGGACAAGGCTTTAGCCTTGCGCAGGTGCAAATCTAAAAAGGATATTTGCAATATAGATTGCTTTCACAAGATGAATTCAATAACCCCTTTTCACAATACCCGTTTCATTGTAGTCTCTATCATAGTATTCACAGCATTTCTCTTCCTGTTCAACATAGGGAAAAGGGACCTCTGGGCGCCTGATGAACCCCGATATGCACAGGTATCAAAAGAAATGAGAGACAGCGGTAATTTCATTGTTCCCCATCTGAATAGTAAACCATATCCGGATAAACCTCCGCTCTTGTTTTGGCTCATCAATGTATTTTCACTGCCGTTCGGAAAGATTACCGCCTTATCCTCCCGCTTGCCTTCAGCCTTTGCTGGTATTGGCTGCTGTGTTGCGCTGTTTTATCTTGCTACAAGCTTATATCGAAACACGAGAATAGCCTTAATGGCTTCGCTTATCCTTGCCACCAGTTCAAAATTCC includes these proteins:
- a CDS encoding truncated deoxyribonuclease, whose protein sequence is MDGFAKVGTITSDYAHFMEWKTADGETIVDARVEPELEPMIKRLLNKKTLLDVIRHFIVFEEAREKTLKA
- a CDS encoding truncated deoxyribonuclease, whose protein sequence is MSNALYESDIEQLALEILKDEHDYKILYGPDISEGKYKEREYTEVILQGRLKKAVDTINDSIPDDAREEAIKKVLRTFSVSMMENNESFHRILTEGIDIKFNVGEGKSRTEKVWLIDFTNYDNNEFLAVNQFTIVENHNHKRPDIVLFINGIPLIVIELKNPIDENADVKAAFNQLQTYKQ
- a CDS encoding truncated deoxyribonuclease; translated protein: MVNHFEQRLLAAEGKAMFVCMSRRICVALHDEIIKLRPHWYNAEDDKGAIKVIMIGSASDPLDWQGHTSVISREGLKSATG
- a CDS encoding truncated deoxyribonuclease — translated: MWLTGFDAPCLHTLYIDKPMNGHNLMQAIARVNRVFGDKEGGLVVDYIGIAQDLKKALAVYTESKGRGNLTFDQEEAIARMLELYEIVNDKQSNFSLIMQKITDFFTIENLFRLTKTKALQWVILLIQYSTLIFIQVLLNHLTD